A stretch of the Oceanicola sp. D3 genome encodes the following:
- a CDS encoding ABC transporter ATP-binding protein, translating into MISVDIHSKHFGESQVLGRVRFELGQGETLAVLGPSGVGKSTMLRIVAGIDRRFEGHIERPERMAIVFQEPTLLPWRTVLQNLTLVHRGLGDAEAREALGRVGIADKAGLFPGQLSLGQQRRLSLARAFAGKPEFLVMDEPFVSLDVEMAEGMMRLTEALIAEVGPSVLLVTHAREEAERLTGRILHLEGSPAVLHPEEKDHLRCVKP; encoded by the coding sequence ATGATTTCGGTCGATATCCATTCCAAGCACTTCGGCGAGAGCCAGGTGCTGGGCCGCGTGCGGTTTGAACTGGGGCAGGGGGAAACGCTCGCCGTTCTGGGGCCGTCCGGTGTGGGCAAAAGCACCATGCTGCGGATCGTGGCGGGGATCGACCGGCGCTTTGAAGGCCATATAGAGCGGCCCGAGCGCATGGCGATTGTTTTCCAAGAGCCCACGCTGCTGCCGTGGCGCACCGTTCTGCAAAACCTGACGCTGGTGCATCGCGGGCTGGGTGACGCCGAGGCGCGCGAGGCCTTGGGGCGGGTCGGGATTGCCGATAAGGCAGGGCTCTTTCCCGGGCAGCTTTCGCTTGGCCAGCAACGGCGGCTTTCACTCGCACGGGCCTTCGCGGGCAAGCCGGAGTTTTTGGTGATGGACGAGCCCTTCGTGTCGCTCGATGTGGAGATGGCCGAGGGCATGATGCGGCTGACAGAGGCGCTGATTGCAGAGGTTGGGCCATCGGTGCTGCTGGTGACCCACGCCCGCGAGGAGGCAGAGCGGCTAACGGGGCGCATCCTGCACCTTGAAGGCAGCCCGGCGGTGCTGCATCCTGAGGAAAAGGACCACCTC
- a CDS encoding ABC transporter permease: MKGVGTPALSLLGLVCLWIVAAALTADPTILPQPWALIGPFWAELRAGELLYHLGHTLLRVAWAFLLAMSIGCVLGLMMGRSERVNQWLDPWLVVFLNLPALVLIVLCYLWIGLTEAAAIAAVTLNKIPNVTTVIREGARALSPDLDAMAGVYRMPFFDRLRHVVLPQLAPFMAAAARSGIAVIWKIVLVVEFLGRSSGVGFQIHLYFQLFDVAMVLVYAFSFIAVMLTVEWAVLQPWERRTRRWRTA, translated from the coding sequence GTGAAAGGGGTCGGCACGCCAGCGCTATCGCTTCTGGGGCTCGTTTGCCTCTGGATCGTTGCCGCCGCGCTGACAGCCGACCCGACGATCCTGCCGCAGCCCTGGGCGCTGATCGGGCCATTCTGGGCCGAGTTGCGCGCGGGTGAGCTGCTATATCATCTGGGCCATACGCTTTTGCGTGTGGCCTGGGCGTTCTTATTGGCGATGTCGATTGGCTGCGTGCTGGGCCTGATGATGGGCCGCAGCGAGCGGGTGAACCAATGGCTGGACCCGTGGCTGGTGGTGTTTTTGAACCTGCCGGCGCTGGTGCTGATCGTGCTTTGCTACCTCTGGATCGGCCTCACCGAAGCGGCTGCCATTGCCGCCGTAACTCTCAACAAGATCCCAAATGTGACCACGGTCATAAGGGAGGGCGCGCGGGCGCTCTCGCCGGATTTGGACGCGATGGCAGGGGTTTACCGGATGCCCTTCTTCGACCGGCTGCGCCATGTGGTGCTGCCGCAACTTGCGCCCTTCATGGCCGCCGCCGCCCGCTCCGGCATCGCCGTGATCTGGAAGATCGTGCTGGTGGTGGAGTTCCTGGGCCGCTCGTCGGGCGTGGGCTTTCAAATCCACCTCTACTTCCAGCTTTTCGACGTGGCGATGGTGCTGGTGTATGCCTTCTCCTTCATCGCGGTGATGCTGACGGTGGAATGGGCCGTGCTGCAACCCTGGGAGCGGCGCACACGCCGGTGGCGGACGGCATGA
- a CDS encoding ABC transporter substrate-binding protein, producing the protein MKTLRTLALAGAAALATAAGAIAQDLPQIRAAVLKIGTVNWELETIKANGFDKKHGFELVVQPFADNGATRVALEGGEADLAVADWIWVARQRAAGKDYVVVPYSKAVGGLVVGADSDIQSLQDLKGKKVGIAGGPLDKSWLILRAYAEQEYGMDLKAETEQVFGAPPLIFKSGLSGETDGAINFWHFLAKMKAAGMREVISVETASSALGLDPETPLLGYVMKESFLAENPDLGHAMYRASRDAKELLASDDAAWEAIRPMMNAKTDAQFETLKTDFRAGIPADAPVSEAGADALLKVMASLGGAELVGEATELPKGLFLTSE; encoded by the coding sequence ATGAAGACGCTGAGAACACTTGCACTGGCCGGGGCTGCTGCCCTTGCCACGGCGGCGGGCGCGATTGCGCAGGATTTGCCGCAGATCCGGGCGGCTGTGCTGAAGATCGGCACGGTGAACTGGGAGCTTGAGACGATCAAGGCCAATGGCTTTGACAAGAAGCACGGCTTTGAGCTTGTGGTGCAGCCCTTCGCCGACAATGGCGCAACACGGGTGGCGCTGGAGGGCGGCGAGGCAGACCTGGCCGTGGCCGACTGGATCTGGGTTGCCCGGCAGCGTGCGGCGGGCAAGGACTATGTAGTGGTGCCCTATTCCAAGGCCGTGGGCGGCCTCGTTGTGGGCGCTGACAGCGACATTCAGAGCCTTCAAGACCTGAAGGGCAAGAAGGTGGGCATTGCCGGCGGGCCGCTCGACAAAAGCTGGCTCATTCTGCGCGCCTATGCCGAGCAAGAATACGGGATGGACCTGAAGGCCGAGACCGAGCAGGTGTTTGGCGCGCCGCCGCTGATCTTCAAAAGCGGGCTTTCGGGCGAGACCGACGGGGCGATCAACTTCTGGCACTTCCTCGCCAAGATGAAGGCGGCGGGCATGCGCGAGGTGATCTCGGTGGAGACGGCCAGTTCTGCGCTGGGGCTCGACCCGGAAACGCCGCTGCTGGGCTACGTGATGAAAGAGAGCTTCCTTGCGGAAAACCCCGACCTGGGCCATGCCATGTATCGCGCAAGCCGGGATGCAAAGGAGCTTCTGGCCTCTGACGATGCCGCATGGGAGGCGATCCGCCCGATGATGAATGCCAAGACCGACGCGCAGTTTGAAACGCTGAAAACGGACTTTCGCGCCGGGATTCCGGCCGATGCACCCGTTTCGGAAGCCGGGGCGGACGCGCTGCTGAAGGTCATGGCCAGCCTCGGCGGAGCGGAACTGGTGGGTGAAGCGACGGAGCTGCCCAAGGGCCTGTTCCTGACCTCCGAATAA
- a CDS encoding PepSY domain-containing protein has translation MKRTIATIAATLMLGGAAFAEAHGDGPDAETVEKIMMKLTEMKCQMDEDDIEMEEDGGYDLDDVICEGGQQYDITLDAELNETGRRAE, from the coding sequence ATGAAACGCACGATTGCAACCATTGCCGCGACCCTGATGCTCGGCGGTGCCGCCTTTGCCGAAGCCCATGGCGACGGGCCCGATGCCGAGACGGTCGAGAAGATCATGATGAAGCTGACGGAAATGAAGTGCCAGATGGACGAAGACGACATCGAGATGGAAGAGGATGGCGGCTACGATCTGGATGACGTGATTTGCGAGGGCGGTCAGCAATATGACATCACGCTCGACGCGGAGTTGAACGAAACCGGGCGGCGCGCCGAATAG
- a CDS encoding YVTN family beta-propeller repeat protein, translating into MRGLALAALLATTALPAMAEKVFVSNERGNTVTVLDAGSWEVLEEFSAGNRPRGITISPDGKLLYVCASDDDLVRVFDTETYEELYSLPSGPDPELFVLHPSGNPLYIANEDDNLVTVVDTESHTVLAEVPVGVEPEGMGISADSKWVVNTSETTNMAHFIDTSDYSIKHNILVDQRPRYAEFTADGKWLFVTSEIGGTVSVIDMTGEAPNLTQKIGFEVAGVQPEWLQPVGAKATSDGNWLFVALGPANRVAVVNIDTMEVEKYILVGQRVWQLAFTPGEEFLVTTNGNSNDVTIIDVEAQEAIKSVQVGQQPWGAVATPE; encoded by the coding sequence ATGAGAGGATTGGCCCTGGCCGCTTTGCTGGCTACAACGGCGCTGCCCGCGATGGCGGAGAAGGTGTTTGTTTCAAACGAGCGGGGCAACACCGTCACAGTGCTGGACGCCGGAAGCTGGGAGGTGCTGGAAGAGTTTTCCGCAGGGAACCGCCCGCGCGGCATTACCATCAGCCCAGACGGCAAGCTGCTTTATGTCTGCGCCAGCGATGATGATCTCGTCCGTGTGTTCGACACGGAAACCTATGAGGAACTCTATTCGCTGCCCAGTGGGCCGGACCCGGAGTTGTTTGTTCTGCACCCCTCCGGCAACCCGCTTTACATTGCCAATGAGGACGACAACCTTGTGACGGTGGTGGACACCGAGAGCCATACCGTGCTGGCCGAGGTGCCCGTGGGCGTGGAGCCGGAAGGCATGGGGATTTCGGCCGACAGCAAGTGGGTGGTGAACACCTCCGAAACCACCAATATGGCGCATTTCATCGACACCTCGGACTATTCGATCAAGCATAACATCCTTGTCGATCAGCGCCCGCGCTATGCGGAGTTTACCGCCGATGGCAAATGGCTCTTCGTCACCTCCGAGATCGGCGGCACGGTGAGCGTGATCGACATGACGGGCGAGGCCCCGAACCTGACGCAAAAGATCGGCTTCGAGGTGGCGGGCGTGCAGCCCGAGTGGCTGCAACCCGTGGGCGCGAAGGCCACCAGCGACGGCAATTGGCTGTTCGTCGCACTAGGCCCGGCCAACCGGGTCGCGGTGGTCAATATCGATACAATGGAGGTGGAAAAATACATTCTGGTCGGGCAACGCGTGTGGCAACTGGCCTTCACACCCGGCGAGGAGTTTTTGGTGACGACGAACGGCAACTCCAACGATGTGACGATCATCGACGTGGAGGCGCAGGAGGCGATCAAATCGGTGCAGGTGGGGCAACAGCCCTGGGGTGCCGTGGCGACGCCGGAATGA